The genomic stretch GAAATAATGCGTCATTCCTGCGGAAGCAGGAATCCAGAAAAAGATATTGAAAAATTGGTTAAAAGGACTGGATTCCCGCCTTCGCGGGAATGACATATAATTATCAACCCTTGAGTTTTAAACGATTTTTGTCTTCTCGTGTTTTGTCTCATATGTATTGAACGAGTACAAAGCCTTGCATTACAGGGAATTTTCTGTTAATTTAGCAGGGTAGAGGAGGTTATGCACAGAATACAGGGTGCAGAAGACAGAGTGCAGAAGAAAAATATAGAAGATACGAAGATAAGAAGATGGGACGATAAGAAATCTCAACTTCTTATCTTCTCAACCTCTCAACTTCTCATGCTCTGTTTACTGTTTACTGTTTACTGTTTACTGTTTACTGGATGTGTCACAACCCCGAGTGTAGAGAAGATACAGATGGCTCAGGTTCATTATAAGTTAGGGCTCGCATATCTCACAGAAGACAGGATACAGGAAGCCTTTGTTGAGTTTCAGAAGTCCATAGCATTAAACCCCGAAGACAAAGAATCCCTCAACGCCCTCGGCCTCATTTATACAAAGCTCGAAAAATATAGTGACGCCATCTCTTCCTATAGGAAAGCTATAATGGTTGACTCCAAATTTTCAGAAGCACACAACAACCTCGGTGTCACATATACGAAGCTTGAACAATGGGACGAGGCAATAAAGTCATTTCAGCTTGCCCTGAAAAACCCCCTCTATGCAACGCCAGACACTGCCTATTCCAATATGGGTCTTGCCCTTTATAAAAAAGGGGAATATCTTAAAGCCATGGAATCCACTAAAGAAGCGCTTAAAAGGTCTCCGAATTTCCATTATCCTCTCTATGTACTCGGCCTTATTTATGTAAAGTTAGACAAAAATAAAGATGCCATAGGAGTGTTCTCAAAAGCAGTCACAATAGACCCGCACTATATAGAAGCCCACTGGGAACTTGCCAATGCATACCTCAGAGAAGGGGATAAAAAAAGAGCCATCGAACATTTCAGAAAAGTAGCAGAGAGCGGCATCCAGGAGAAAAGCAAAGAGGCATTAAAATATATAGAAATACTGAAATGAAATGGATACGCCAGGGAAAATCCTGAAGGCAGAGAGGGAAAAAAGGTCTTTATCTTTAAAGGAGATTTCTGCAAATTTAAAAGTAAGTCAGGCCTACCTGAGGGCTCTTGAGGAAGAAAAATACGAACAAATCCCTGGTGAGGTTTTTGTTAAAGGTTACCTCCGGCTTTATTCCAGATTCCTCGGCCTCGATGGCGATTATATCCTGAGTCTCTTACCAGATGAGACCAAACCCATGGAGATAGAGGAAAAACCACCCCGGGATGAAAAAAAGCCCCTGTCACACTCATGGCATCTATATTTAATAATTTTAATCATCTCAACCATTGCCGTCGTATCGCTTTTCTTCTTCACAACGCAGATTAGCAAGTACGAAACACCTCCACCTGTTATTGAGCAGCCAGCGCAGCCCCGGATAGAAACTACAACTCCAGAATTGATTCAGCCTGAACAGGAACAATCAAAGCAGCCTCCTGCCAAACTTTCTCTTAAGATAACGGCAATTGAAGATACATGGCTATTAGTAAGCCCGGACGGGCAAAAGCCATCAGATGTCATTCTCATGGCCGGCGAGAGTGCTGAATGGGAGGCCATAGAAGGTTTTTCAATTAAAATAGGAAATGCCGGAGGCGTAAAGCTTTATTTCAATGGTAAAGATTTGGGCCCAATTGGTTCAAAAGGTGAAGTTGTAACACTGAAATTACCAGGGCACCAACGATAATTTAAATCCAGTCCTGCTTATTAAAACCTTTATGCCTGGATTTGGGAATAATTTGGACAGCAAAACGATCATGAGACTCATTCGCATGGCAGAAAAGGCCATGGGGAATGCCATTGCCCCTTACTCTAAGTTTAAAGTAGGGGTAGCCATCATTGCAAAAAACGGGAAAATTTATTCGGGCTGCAATATAGAAAATGCCTCGCTGGCTCTGAGTGTATGCGCAGAGCGGGTCGCAATACTCAATGCCCTCTCTAATGGTGAGCGTTCCTTTAAGGCTATGGCTATTGTAGCTAATGACAGAGATTATTGCTATCCATGCGGTGCATGCAGACAATTATTGTGGGATTTTGCTAAAAACCTTGAAATATACCTTAAGAGTGAAATGGGTGTCAAAAAATTTACCATAAAAGAATTCTTACCGTATGCGTTTAGCAAGGATTTTGCATGAACACACTCTGCCTCCGCAATTTTTTCATTTATATTTTTAACAAAACTATTGACAAACATCAAACATGCTGGTATCTTCTTGTGTAGAATCCATTGATAATCCTGAAAAGAAAGGAGATCTGTCATGACAAAAGCCGAACTCATCGACAAGGTGGCAAAGGATGCGGGAATATCCAAAGCTTCCGGAGCAAAGGCAATCGACTCTATCGTCGAGGGCGTAACAAAGGCCCTTAAAAAGGGCGATAAAGTGACCCTCGTTGGATTTGGCACTTTTTCTTCGGTAAAAAGAAAAGCCAGAAAAGGCCGCAATCCAAGGACAGGGGCTGAGATTAAGATTCCTGCTACGAGAGCCCCGAAATTCACAGCCGGCAAAGCCCTGAAGACTGCTGTAAAGTAATATTATTTAAATTAAAAAGGGGGGACAATTTCGACAGGCTCAATGCTCCCCCCTTAACTTTCTAACAGGCTGCTGAAAAAGTCTCTTTTCTGTCATTCCGAACCCTTCGCCTGTCATTCCGATGCCGAGGCTTCGGCAGAGGAATCTTAAGATTTCTCGAAATGACACTTCGTGTCAGGGTAAACTCCGCGAGAAATCTTAGAGTCGTTAAGATGACACAACTGAATAGCAGCAACTTTCTAAGAATATCTTATCTGTAATCGCTGAATCCCGGTGGACATTCCTGTTTTTGAATCTATTTCTATAACAACGCCAGAAAGAATAGATGGGCCTTTGGCGATCTCAAAACGTGCAGGCATCTGTGTAAGAAATTTATTTATTATCTGCTCTTTTTTAATTCCTATTATTGAATTCAGAGGCCCGGTCATGCCAACATCCGTTATAAAAGCAGTACCCTTTGGGAATATCTGCTCATCAGCGGTCTGGACATGAGTATGTGTACCTATGACTGCGCTCACCTCTCCGTCTAAAAACCAACCAAAGGCAGCCTTTTCAGAGGTAGCCTCGGCATGGAAATCAACAATAACTATATTGGTCTCTGCTTTGAGTTTTGGTATCTCCCTCCTCGCAACCTGAAAAGGGCAGTCCATCTGGCTCATGAATACCCTGCCTGAGAGATTGAGGACAGCAACCTTTTCTCCTGAGGAGGCATTAAGAACAAGACTCCCATAGCCAGGGACATCTGGAGGATAATTAGCAGGTCTTAATAGCCTGTTTTCTCTTACAATATAGGAAAGAACCTCCTTTTTATCCCAGATGTGGTTTCCTGATGTAAGGATATGGACTCCGAGAGAAAAAACCTCTTCAGCTACTTTCTGGGTTATACCAAAACCGCCGGCTGCATTCTCACCATTGGCAATCACGAAGTCTATCTTAAAGCGTTCGACCACACGCCCAAGACCTTCCTTCAATGCCTTTCTGCCAGCCTCTCCTACTATGTCACCTACAAATAAAACTTTCACCTTTATTAATTTCTTACTTTCCGGCTATATTTACTTAGCATATTCCACATACCTTGACTCCCTTATCACAGTCACCTTTATCTGGCCAGGGTATGTAAGACTTTCCTCTATCTTCTTTGCAAGTTCCCTGGATATCTGGGCTGAAACTTCATCCGTGACCTCTTCGGGCCTTACTATAAGCCTTATTTCCCTTCCAGCCTGGATTGCATAACACCTGTCAATACCCTTAAAAGACATTGCTATCTCCTCAAGTTTCTCAAGCCTCTTTAGATAGCTTTCGAGTGTTTCCTTTCTTGCCCCTGGCCTTGCTGCTGAAAGCGCATCAGCAGCCGCAACAAGGGCGGCTTCTACAGTGGTGGGGTCCCCTTCGCCGTGGTGAACCTGAATCGCATTTACTACCTTATGGTTTTCTCCAAATTTTTTCGCAATACTGGCGCCGATGGCCTGATGAGAGCCCTCAACCTCATGGTCAACGGCCTTCCCGATATCATGGAGGATACCTGCCCTCTTTGCAAGTCTTGCATCAACCCCGAGCTCTCCAGCCATAACACCTGCTAAATAGGCCACTTCCCTTGAATGCTGAAGGACATTCTGGGCATAGGATGTTCTGTATTTAAGCTTTCCAACAAGCCTTACAAGCTCTGGATGTATCCCATGAAGGCCGAGGTCGAAGATCGCCTTCTCGCCTTCTTCCTTGATTGTTGCCTCAACCTCCTTTTTTACTTTTTCAACAATCTCCTCAATCCTGGCTGGATGAATCCTCCCATCTGCTATAAGGCGCTCCAGAGAAATCCTCGCTATTTCTCTCCTGACAGGGTCAAAACCTGATAACAGAACCATCTCAGGGGTATCGTCTATTATAAGCTCCATACCAGTGGCTGCCTCAAGTGCCCTTATATTCCTTCCTTCTCTGCCGATTATCCTCCCCTTCATCTCATCATTTGGAAGGCTTACAGCACTGACAGTGGCATCACCAACATAGTCACTTGCATAACGCTGGATGGCAAGGCTGATAATCTCCCTGGCCTTTCTATCAGCTATCTCCTTTGCTTCATCCTCAATCCTTTTTGTCAATTTTGCAGCATCAAATCTTGATTCATCTTCAATTTTCTTGAGGAGCTCTTTCCTTGCCTCCTCAGCACGCAGGCCTGAAATGCGCTCAAGGAGACTCGTCTGTTCCCTTAGAAG from Nitrospirota bacterium encodes the following:
- a CDS encoding cytidine deaminase; translation: MRLIRMAEKAMGNAIAPYSKFKVGVAIIAKNGKIYSGCNIENASLALSVCAERVAILNALSNGERSFKAMAIVANDRDYCYPCGACRQLLWDFAKNLEIYLKSEMGVKKFTIKEFLPYAFSKDFA
- a CDS encoding TIGR00282 family metallophosphoesterase, whose product is MKVKVLFVGDIVGEAGRKALKEGLGRVVERFKIDFVIANGENAAGGFGITQKVAEEVFSLGVHILTSGNHIWDKKEVLSYIVRENRLLRPANYPPDVPGYGSLVLNASSGEKVAVLNLSGRVFMSQMDCPFQVARREIPKLKAETNIVIVDFHAEATSEKAAFGWFLDGEVSAVIGTHTHVQTADEQIFPKGTAFITDVGMTGPLNSIIGIKKEQIINKFLTQMPARFEIAKGPSILSGVVIEIDSKTGMSTGIQRLQIRYS
- a CDS encoding helix-turn-helix domain-containing protein — encoded protein: MDTPGKILKAEREKRSLSLKEISANLKVSQAYLRALEEEKYEQIPGEVFVKGYLRLYSRFLGLDGDYILSLLPDETKPMEIEEKPPRDEKKPLSHSWHLYLIILIISTIAVVSLFFFTTQISKYETPPPVIEQPAQPRIETTTPELIQPEQEQSKQPPAKLSLKITAIEDTWLLVSPDGQKPSDVILMAGESAEWEAIEGFSIKIGNAGGVKLYFNGKDLGPIGSKGEVVTLKLPGHQR
- the rny gene encoding ribonuclease Y, encoding MFNSIYIPIALAVGFGLGFILALFYWKSVSGKESKEVKQNAEKILQEARREADAVRKEAALEARDKVFQAKAEADRELKDRRAELNQLERRVRQKEETFERKTDHLERKEQELNRREKDIYNKEKAVAEKDARYENLLREQTSLLERISGLRAEEARKELLKKIEDESRFDAAKLTKRIEDEAKEIADRKAREIISLAIQRYASDYVGDATVSAVSLPNDEMKGRIIGREGRNIRALEAATGMELIIDDTPEMVLLSGFDPVRREIARISLERLIADGRIHPARIEEIVEKVKKEVEATIKEEGEKAIFDLGLHGIHPELVRLVGKLKYRTSYAQNVLQHSREVAYLAGVMAGELGVDARLAKRAGILHDIGKAVDHEVEGSHQAIGASIAKKFGENHKVVNAIQVHHGEGDPTTVEAALVAAADALSAARPGARKETLESYLKRLEKLEEIAMSFKGIDRCYAIQAGREIRLIVRPEEVTDEVSAQISRELAKKIEESLTYPGQIKVTVIRESRYVEYAK
- a CDS encoding tetratricopeptide repeat protein, with the protein product MHRIQGAEDRVQKKNIEDTKIRRWDDKKSQLLIFSTSQLLMLCLLFTVYCLLFTGCVTTPSVEKIQMAQVHYKLGLAYLTEDRIQEAFVEFQKSIALNPEDKESLNALGLIYTKLEKYSDAISSYRKAIMVDSKFSEAHNNLGVTYTKLEQWDEAIKSFQLALKNPLYATPDTAYSNMGLALYKKGEYLKAMESTKEALKRSPNFHYPLYVLGLIYVKLDKNKDAIGVFSKAVTIDPHYIEAHWELANAYLREGDKKRAIEHFRKVAESGIQEKSKEALKYIEILK
- a CDS encoding HU family DNA-binding protein; translation: MTKAELIDKVAKDAGISKASGAKAIDSIVEGVTKALKKGDKVTLVGFGTFSSVKRKARKGRNPRTGAEIKIPATRAPKFTAGKALKTAVK